GGTACATGGTTGGTAAGTGGCAAAACTCAAGTTTCCTGATTTTTGGTACAGTGGTaagggttcaaatctcaactctgctattttaccagttgtgtgactttggacaagttgcttcTACTCCCTCCTGTGTTACTAGCAGGTCGTGTAATTGcctatctgagtctcagtttcctcatctgtaaaatggggatgatgatattTATAACACCTTCCTAAAAAGACTATTATAAGGAAAACTTTAGAAATGTGTGTTGCTGCCCTCTTATCACCGCTGTCTTTTCTTGTTCCTTTGGGGAGGGGATAGTGCCTAACAGCAACTCTACCAATGGAATTGGTCAGTCCCAATAGCAGTGGCTTCTCTAGGTAGGGTGGGGAATGATCTAGAGGCAGCCAGGATGATCTTCCCAAGGTccccctcaattctctcccttttcacaAAAGAGCAAATAAATACAGATGAAACCTGTCACCCTTCAAAAATTACCAACCCTATCCTAAGGCCAGCCATATACGTGTTCAATCATGCAAAGGGGAACAGAGGAGGAAGCAGCTGTGGAGCTGCCAAAGCAACATGGCCTGGTCCAACTTACCGGGAGTAGTCAGACTTGCTGGTCTGTAGCTGATgcacaaaggaagaaaagtaggCTTGGCAGGCCTCCGTGCCTCAAGGCTTCTGGAATCCACCGCTGATGATTTCTTGACCTCTTCATTGCcatatttcttaaaagaaaaggcCTTCTTGAGGGTAGACCTCTTGTCTTTCTTCTTAGAGGTCGGTTCCAATGGTTCTACCACTGCCTCTAGAGGTTCTGGGTCCTGAGGGGAGAcacttttctcctttgactttttGCCTcccttttccttgtcttttttcttaAAGGTTGGCTCTTGTGGGTCTACAAATGCCTCTGGGGGTTCAGGAGCCTGAGGGGAGatacttttctcttttgactttttgcctcctctttccttctgttcctctGACCCGGTATTGGTTAGCAAGTTCACCAGGCTCCTTAGCAACTTATGCTGGCCCTTCTTGTGGCCCTTGTCCTTGTGGTTACTTCTTTGGCCACCCTCTTCACTGGTAGCCCCATTAGTTTTCTCTAGCTTTTGACTCACAGAGGCATCACTATGCAATAAGTTTTCTTGCCTGTCCAAGGGTCGGATCCGTTCGCTTGATACCCGGAGAAGCGACTGTGAGTTCTGAAAGTCCCCAGTTCCTGGCATCTTCTTAGAACCCTGAAATCGATCTGGGGAATGGCCTTTTCTTCTCATCCAGTATTCTGCTTTCCACGAAGCCCTGTGTTTCTCCATTCTTGGACCAgctacaacaaaaacaaacacctcTTTTAGGAAAAGAGAATCCTAGGTGAGAGGGTactcagaaaaatgaatgggttaaCACATAACAGGAAGATA
The DNA window shown above is from Notamacropus eugenii isolate mMacEug1 chromosome 2, mMacEug1.pri_v2, whole genome shotgun sequence and carries:
- the BNIP5 gene encoding protein BNIP5 → MEKHRASWKAEYWMRRKGHSPDRFQGSKKMPGTGDFQNSQSLLRVSSERIRPLDRQENLLHSDASVSQKLEKTNGATSEEGGQRSNHKDKGHKKGQHKLLRSLVNLLTNTGSEEQKERGGKKSKEKSISPQAPEPPEAFVDPQEPTFKKKDKEKGGKKSKEKSVSPQDPEPLEAVVEPLEPTSKKKDKRSTLKKAFSFKKYGNEEVKKSSAVDSRSLEARRPAKPTFLPLCISYRPASLTTPDSDEEEVHERWFTEVRVPDSTGLSHQVGRPPPKEEPLKRDSQSKDDIIQGIATVLRQQGDKYNEKIKGDLNFKAVWDSLSLTSIQTLAEDSGNQEENQEPDENQVERRYYLANKCTGNTKHAVHQIMGWRDHIVMHPFGHMSYNNMQYGTSKPFNSPD